A single genomic interval of Zingiber officinale cultivar Zhangliang chromosome 4A, Zo_v1.1, whole genome shotgun sequence harbors:
- the LOC121970615 gene encoding protein ROOT HAIR DEFECTIVE 3-like isoform X1, with protein MAEEEYRSAQLIDGEGEYNDAGVENFMKATRLAECGLSYVVVSIMGPQSSGKSTLLNNLFRTDFREMDALRGRSQTTKGIWLAKCRGIDPCTIVMDLEGTDGRERGEDDTAFEKQSALFALAISDIVLINMWCHDIGREQAANKPLLKTVFQVMMRLFSPRKTTLLFVIRDRTRTPLEALEPVLREDIQKIWDSVSKPEAQKDTALSEFFNVEVTALSSYEEKEDQFHDQVAELRKRFVHSIAPGGLAGDRRGVVPASGFSFSAQHIWKVVRENKDLDLPAHKVMVATVRCEEIANEKLSHLTSDEKWLELEEAVHSGPVSGFGKKLEAILDAYIEEYDKEAIYFDEGVRTAKRKQLESKVLHLVHPTYQALLGHLRSKSLEKFQKDLESSLNSRKGFASSVRDCSESSMFEFDQGSADAIISRAEWDASKVREKLYRDITAHANTLRNQKLSELTNRYEDKLTEALAEPVESLFEAAGNDTWASIRNLYHCETRNALSEFSTSLSGFELDKVSFDERITNLKEFAKNVVEKKAKEEAAKVLIRMKDRFSTVFSRDKDSMPRVWTGKENVRKITKDARAAALKLLAVTAAIRLDEKPDKIESTLMSALMDAPVSLVRRTATTTTESLASSTWEVVSPSNTLITPVQCKSLWRQFKTETEYTVTQAISAQEAHKRSNSVLPPPWAILAILILGFNELMVLFRNPLYLLLLFVMFLVFKALWVQLDVAEMFQNGILPGILTLSTRFLPTVMNLLRKLADEGARPPNAPQTTQNNPLLDAQSLRRDSQRHVPSLTTQAPNASSLSSITDSSPQSCVEYPTANEVSCTS; from the exons ATGGCCGAGGAGGAGTACCGATCAGCCCAACTCATCGATGGAGAAGGAGAGTACAATGATGCTGGTGTTGAGAATTTCATGAAGGCCACGAGGCTCGCCGAATGTGGACTCTCATATGTCGTCGTCTCCATCATGGGACCCCAGAGCAGCG GGAAAAGCACTTTACTTAATAATCTTTTCCGAACTGACTTTAGGGAAATGGATGCTTTGCGGGGAAG GAGCCAAACTACGAAAGGTATATGGCTAGCGAAATGTCGCGGAATAGATCCTTGTACAATTGTGATGGATTTGGAAGGTACTGATGGAAGAGAAAGAGGAGAG gaTGATACTGCATTTGAGAAGCAAAGTGCACTTTTTGCGCTGGCGATATCTGACATAGTTTTGATAAATAT GTGGTGCCATGATATTGGACGAGAGCAAGCAGCGAACAAACCCTTGCTAAAAACAGTATTTCAG GTCATGATGCGATTGTTCAGCCCTCGCAAGACCACATTGCTCTTTGTTATCCGTGACAGGACAAGA ACACCACTGGAAGCTTTGGAACCTGTTCTAAGAGAGGATATACAAAAG ATATGGGACAGTGTTTCAAAGCCTGAGGCTCAGAAAGACACAGCTCTCAGTGAATTCTTCAAT GTTGAGGTCACTGCATTATCTagttatgaagagaaggaagatcaATTTCATGATCAG GTTGCAGAACTTCGAAAACGGTTTGTACATTCAATTGCCCCAGGAGGACTTGCAGGTGATAGAAGAGGTGTTGTTCCTGCTTCAGGGTTTTCCTTTAGCGCGCAACACATATGGAAGGTTGTGCGTGAAAATAAGGATCTGGATCTTCCTGCCCATAAG GTCATGGTCGCAACAGTTCGTTGCGAAGAGATTGCTAATGAGAAGCTCAGTCACTTAACCTCTGATGAG AAATGGCTGGAGTTGGAGGAGGCAGTGCACTCTGGTCCAGTTTCTGGCTTTGGGAAAAAGCTTGAAGCTATTCTTGATGCTTATATTGAAGa GTATGATAAGGAAGCTATTTACTTTGATGAAGGCGTTAGGACTGCAAAGAGGAAGCAACTTGAGTCCAAAGTCTTGCAT CTTGTGCACCCTACTTACCAAGCCCTGCTTGGACATCTACGTTCAAAGTCTCTGGAAAAGTTTCAAAAGGATTTGGAAAGTTCACTGAATAGCAGGAAAGGCTTTGCATCATCTGTTCGAGACTGTAGTGAGTCCTCCATGTTTGAATTTGATCAAGGAAGTGCAG ACGCTATCATCAGTCGCGCTGAGTGGGATGCTTCCAAAGTCCGAGAGAAGCTTTATCGTGATATCACTGCTCATGCGAATACTCTTCGCAATCAGAAACTCTCTGAATTAACAAATCGATATGAG GACAAGTTAACAGAAGCACTTGCTGAACCAGTTGAGTCTCTTTTTGAGGCTGCAGGCAATGATACTTGGGCATCCATAAGAAATCTTTACCACTGTGAAACCAGGAATGCTCTCTCGGAATTCTCTACTTCACTGTCTGGATTTGAGCTAGACAAAGTTTctttcgacgagaggatcacgaaTCTGAAAGAATTTGCAAAAAATGTCGTCGAAAAGAAAGCAAAAGAAGAAGCAGCCAAGGTTCTGATCAGAATGAAGGATAG GTTCTCAACAGTGTTTAGCCGTGACAAAGACTCCATGCCTAGGGTTTGGACAGGAAAAGAAAATGTTCGGAAGATCACAAAGGATGCTCGTGCAGCG GCCCTGAAACTGTTGGCTGTAACGGCTGCTATTCGTTTGGATGAAAAACCAGACAAAATTGAATCCACTCTTATGTCAGCACTTATGGATGCACCAGTTTCCCTAGTACGGAGaactgcaacaacaacaacagaatCACTCGCTTCAAGCACATGGGAAGTG GTTTCTCCATCTAATACATTGATCACCCCTGTGCAATGCAAGTCTTTGTGGAGACAATTTAAGACAGAGACTGAATATACTGTCACCCAAGCAATATCTGCACAG GAAGCACATAAGCGCAGTAACAGTGTGCTACCTCCTCCATGGGCGATACTTGCTATTTTAATCCTCGGTTTCAATGAGTTGATGGTGCTCTTCAG GAATCCTTTATACCTGTTGCTGCTTTTTGTTATGTTCTTGGTGTTCAAAGCTCTATGGGTGCAGTTAGATGTTGCTGAGATGTTTCAGAATGGCATA CTCCCTGGCATCCTCACACTATCAACAAGATTTCTTCCTACGGTGATGAACCTTTTGCGAAAACTAGCGGATGAGGGTGCTCGACCTCCCAATGCTCCACAAACCACCCAAAATAATCCACTCTTGGATGCACAAAGTCTCCGAAGAGATTCACAAAGGCATGTTCCTTCGCTCACAACCCAAGCACCCAACGCATCATCTTTATCGTCAATAACGGATTCTTCTCCCCAAAGCTGTGTTGAGTATCCAACAGCCAATGAAGTGAGTTGTACATCATAA
- the LOC121970615 gene encoding protein ROOT HAIR DEFECTIVE 3 homolog 2-like isoform X2 codes for MMRLFSPRKTTLLFVIRDRTRTPLEALEPVLREDIQKIWDSVSKPEAQKDTALSEFFNVEVTALSSYEEKEDQFHDQVAELRKRFVHSIAPGGLAGDRRGVVPASGFSFSAQHIWKVVRENKDLDLPAHKVMVATVRCEEIANEKLSHLTSDEKWLELEEAVHSGPVSGFGKKLEAILDAYIEEYDKEAIYFDEGVRTAKRKQLESKVLHLVHPTYQALLGHLRSKSLEKFQKDLESSLNSRKGFASSVRDCSESSMFEFDQGSADAIISRAEWDASKVREKLYRDITAHANTLRNQKLSELTNRYEDKLTEALAEPVESLFEAAGNDTWASIRNLYHCETRNALSEFSTSLSGFELDKVSFDERITNLKEFAKNVVEKKAKEEAAKVLIRMKDRFSTVFSRDKDSMPRVWTGKENVRKITKDARAAALKLLAVTAAIRLDEKPDKIESTLMSALMDAPVSLVRRTATTTTESLASSTWEVVSPSNTLITPVQCKSLWRQFKTETEYTVTQAISAQEAHKRSNSVLPPPWAILAILILGFNELMVLFRNPLYLLLLFVMFLVFKALWVQLDVAEMFQNGILPGILTLSTRFLPTVMNLLRKLADEGARPPNAPQTTQNNPLLDAQSLRRDSQRHVPSLTTQAPNASSLSSITDSSPQSCVEYPTANEVSCTS; via the exons ATGATGCGATTGTTCAGCCCTCGCAAGACCACATTGCTCTTTGTTATCCGTGACAGGACAAGA ACACCACTGGAAGCTTTGGAACCTGTTCTAAGAGAGGATATACAAAAG ATATGGGACAGTGTTTCAAAGCCTGAGGCTCAGAAAGACACAGCTCTCAGTGAATTCTTCAAT GTTGAGGTCACTGCATTATCTagttatgaagagaaggaagatcaATTTCATGATCAG GTTGCAGAACTTCGAAAACGGTTTGTACATTCAATTGCCCCAGGAGGACTTGCAGGTGATAGAAGAGGTGTTGTTCCTGCTTCAGGGTTTTCCTTTAGCGCGCAACACATATGGAAGGTTGTGCGTGAAAATAAGGATCTGGATCTTCCTGCCCATAAG GTCATGGTCGCAACAGTTCGTTGCGAAGAGATTGCTAATGAGAAGCTCAGTCACTTAACCTCTGATGAG AAATGGCTGGAGTTGGAGGAGGCAGTGCACTCTGGTCCAGTTTCTGGCTTTGGGAAAAAGCTTGAAGCTATTCTTGATGCTTATATTGAAGa GTATGATAAGGAAGCTATTTACTTTGATGAAGGCGTTAGGACTGCAAAGAGGAAGCAACTTGAGTCCAAAGTCTTGCAT CTTGTGCACCCTACTTACCAAGCCCTGCTTGGACATCTACGTTCAAAGTCTCTGGAAAAGTTTCAAAAGGATTTGGAAAGTTCACTGAATAGCAGGAAAGGCTTTGCATCATCTGTTCGAGACTGTAGTGAGTCCTCCATGTTTGAATTTGATCAAGGAAGTGCAG ACGCTATCATCAGTCGCGCTGAGTGGGATGCTTCCAAAGTCCGAGAGAAGCTTTATCGTGATATCACTGCTCATGCGAATACTCTTCGCAATCAGAAACTCTCTGAATTAACAAATCGATATGAG GACAAGTTAACAGAAGCACTTGCTGAACCAGTTGAGTCTCTTTTTGAGGCTGCAGGCAATGATACTTGGGCATCCATAAGAAATCTTTACCACTGTGAAACCAGGAATGCTCTCTCGGAATTCTCTACTTCACTGTCTGGATTTGAGCTAGACAAAGTTTctttcgacgagaggatcacgaaTCTGAAAGAATTTGCAAAAAATGTCGTCGAAAAGAAAGCAAAAGAAGAAGCAGCCAAGGTTCTGATCAGAATGAAGGATAG GTTCTCAACAGTGTTTAGCCGTGACAAAGACTCCATGCCTAGGGTTTGGACAGGAAAAGAAAATGTTCGGAAGATCACAAAGGATGCTCGTGCAGCG GCCCTGAAACTGTTGGCTGTAACGGCTGCTATTCGTTTGGATGAAAAACCAGACAAAATTGAATCCACTCTTATGTCAGCACTTATGGATGCACCAGTTTCCCTAGTACGGAGaactgcaacaacaacaacagaatCACTCGCTTCAAGCACATGGGAAGTG GTTTCTCCATCTAATACATTGATCACCCCTGTGCAATGCAAGTCTTTGTGGAGACAATTTAAGACAGAGACTGAATATACTGTCACCCAAGCAATATCTGCACAG GAAGCACATAAGCGCAGTAACAGTGTGCTACCTCCTCCATGGGCGATACTTGCTATTTTAATCCTCGGTTTCAATGAGTTGATGGTGCTCTTCAG GAATCCTTTATACCTGTTGCTGCTTTTTGTTATGTTCTTGGTGTTCAAAGCTCTATGGGTGCAGTTAGATGTTGCTGAGATGTTTCAGAATGGCATA CTCCCTGGCATCCTCACACTATCAACAAGATTTCTTCCTACGGTGATGAACCTTTTGCGAAAACTAGCGGATGAGGGTGCTCGACCTCCCAATGCTCCACAAACCACCCAAAATAATCCACTCTTGGATGCACAAAGTCTCCGAAGAGATTCACAAAGGCATGTTCCTTCGCTCACAACCCAAGCACCCAACGCATCATCTTTATCGTCAATAACGGATTCTTCTCCCCAAAGCTGTGTTGAGTATCCAACAGCCAATGAAGTGAGTTGTACATCATAA
- the LOC121970616 gene encoding uncharacterized protein LOC121970616 isoform X1, with translation MDSSLLARRFDERPSPADFSSKIEPTNVPAVFHGAVKEWRAITRWNPFDGGLDYLEERAGSAVLEAMLSRSGHVFYGDIRSHERVPISFSTFITSCKKFLQTSDARSTSAPPAMSLATSACLEDASSDILGELYVAQVPILNLEDKERCPLRILAEDIQTPIFLQTSTLASINFWMNMAKSRSSTHYDPHHNLLCMVSGCKKVILWPPSACPILYPMAVYGEASNHSAVSIEKPDLSLHPRAVHYEESSQKIILRPGDVLFIPEGWFHQVDSDDLTIAVNFWWKSDMMSNMVEHMDAYYLRRILNRLVAKEMNQTLHEQTGGSSMEKYQPCSEATEGNHGSDHYKLRDNPKENGKSNGILQQLEPCGLDMVHELVSLVHDAMNSNNLNQASTSKDLIDTTDKNKNVEESSPMLVNDRIANILSTVEPLILRSILLAMVQNFPRTLEALILYMLSPKGAEVLTRKFDEMDQQTNKEAQAEFYRLFYSVFDDQFAAMDVILNGKESFAFQAFKNVLDNYAGVHLGRPNK, from the exons ATGGACTCGTCGCTGCTCGCCCGCCGCTTCGATGAGCGTCCCTCGCCAGCGGATTTCTCTTCGAAGATCGAACCCACCAATGTTCCAGCG GTCTTTCATGGTGCCGTCAAGGAATGGAGGGCCATCACCAGGTGGAACCCTTTTGATGGAGGCCTTGATTACTTGGAG GAAAGAGCTGGGTCTGCTGTACTAGAAGCTATGCTATCAAGATCAGGGCACGTTTTTTATGGTGATATTAGAAGTCATGAGAGA GTACCCATATCATTCTCTACGTTCATCACCTCTTGCAAGAAATTTCTTCAGACTTCTGATGCTAGAAGTACTTCGGCTCCTCCAGCGATGTCTTTAGCTACATCTGCTTGCTTGGAAGATGCAAGTTCAGATATACTCGGTGAACTTTATGTAGCTCAG GTTCCCATATTGAATTTGGAGGATAAAGAAAGGTGCCCTTTACGGATTCTTGCAGAAGACATTCAAACA CCTATATTTTTACAGACAAGCACATTAGCATCTATCAACTTCTGGATGAATATGGCCAAATCCAGGTCAAGCACACATTATGATCCCCACCATAATCTGCTTTGCATGGTTTCTGGTTGCAAAAAAG TCATCTTGTGGCCTCCTTCTGCATGTCCCATCTTATACCCAATGGCAGTATATGGAGAGGCCTCAAACCATAG TGCTGTTAGTATAGAAAAACCTGATCTTTCTCTTCATCCGAGAGCTGTTCACTATGAGGAAAGTTCCCAAAAGATTATTCTTCGCCCTGGAGATGTTCTCTTTATTCCTGAAGGATG GTTCCATCAAGTTGACAGTGATGATTTGACAATAGCTGTGAACTTTTGGTGGAAATCAGACATGATGTCTAACATGGTAGAACACATGGATGCATACTATTTGAGGAGAATACTAAATAG ATTGGTGGCAAAGGAAATG AATCAAACATTACATGAGCAAACAGGTGGAAgttctatggaaaaatatcagcCTTGTAGTGAAGCCACAGAAG GAAATCATGGATCTGATCACTATAAGCTGAGAGATAATCCAAAAGAAAATGGGAAGAGCAATGGAATTTTGCAACAGTTGGAACCCTGTGGACTGGATATGGTACACGAACTTGTATCTTTGGTTCATGATGCTATGAACAGCAATAATCTAAATCAAGCTTCCACTTCAAAAGATTTGATTGATACAACAGATAAAAACAAGAATGTAGAGGAAAGTTCACCTATGTTGGTAAATGATAGAATTGCAAACATCCTTTCCACTGTTGAACCACTTATATTAAGAAGCATCTTGCTCGCAATGGTG CAAAATTTTCCAAGAACACTGGAGGCTCTTATCCTCTATATGCTTTCCCCAAAAGGGGCAGAAGTTCTCACAAGGAAGTTCGACGAGATGGATCAACAAACCAATAAAGAAGCACA GGCTGAGTTCTACCGTCTGTTTTATAGTGTATTCGATGATCAGTTTGCCGCAATGGATGTGATACTTAATGGAAAAGAATCATTTGCCTTCCAG gcaTTCAAGAACGTATTGGATAATTATGCCGGAGTGCATcttggccggccaaataaatag
- the LOC121970616 gene encoding bifunctional peptidase and (3S)-lysyl hydroxylase JMJD7-like isoform X2, producing MDSSLLARRFDERPSPADFSSKIEPTNVPAVFHGAVKEWRAITRWNPFDGGLDYLEERAGSAVLEAMLSRSGHVFYGDIRSHERVPISFSTFITSCKKFLQTSDARSTSAPPAMSLATSACLEDASSDILGELYVAQVPILNLEDKERCPLRILAEDIQTPIFLQTSTLASINFWMNMAKSRSSTHYDPHHNLLCMVSGCKKVILWPPSACPILYPMAVYGEASNHSAVSIEKPDLSLHPRAVHYEESSQKIILRPGDVLFIPEGWFHQVDSDDLTIAVNFWWKSDMMSNMVEHMDAYYLRRILNRLVAKEMNQTLHEQTGGSSMEKYQPCSEATEGNHGSDHYKLRDNPKENGKSNGILQQLEPCGLDMQNFPRTLEALILYMLSPKGAEVLTRKFDEMDQQTNKEAQAEFYRLFYSVFDDQFAAMDVILNGKESFAFQAFKNVLDNYAGVHLGRPNK from the exons ATGGACTCGTCGCTGCTCGCCCGCCGCTTCGATGAGCGTCCCTCGCCAGCGGATTTCTCTTCGAAGATCGAACCCACCAATGTTCCAGCG GTCTTTCATGGTGCCGTCAAGGAATGGAGGGCCATCACCAGGTGGAACCCTTTTGATGGAGGCCTTGATTACTTGGAG GAAAGAGCTGGGTCTGCTGTACTAGAAGCTATGCTATCAAGATCAGGGCACGTTTTTTATGGTGATATTAGAAGTCATGAGAGA GTACCCATATCATTCTCTACGTTCATCACCTCTTGCAAGAAATTTCTTCAGACTTCTGATGCTAGAAGTACTTCGGCTCCTCCAGCGATGTCTTTAGCTACATCTGCTTGCTTGGAAGATGCAAGTTCAGATATACTCGGTGAACTTTATGTAGCTCAG GTTCCCATATTGAATTTGGAGGATAAAGAAAGGTGCCCTTTACGGATTCTTGCAGAAGACATTCAAACA CCTATATTTTTACAGACAAGCACATTAGCATCTATCAACTTCTGGATGAATATGGCCAAATCCAGGTCAAGCACACATTATGATCCCCACCATAATCTGCTTTGCATGGTTTCTGGTTGCAAAAAAG TCATCTTGTGGCCTCCTTCTGCATGTCCCATCTTATACCCAATGGCAGTATATGGAGAGGCCTCAAACCATAG TGCTGTTAGTATAGAAAAACCTGATCTTTCTCTTCATCCGAGAGCTGTTCACTATGAGGAAAGTTCCCAAAAGATTATTCTTCGCCCTGGAGATGTTCTCTTTATTCCTGAAGGATG GTTCCATCAAGTTGACAGTGATGATTTGACAATAGCTGTGAACTTTTGGTGGAAATCAGACATGATGTCTAACATGGTAGAACACATGGATGCATACTATTTGAGGAGAATACTAAATAG ATTGGTGGCAAAGGAAATG AATCAAACATTACATGAGCAAACAGGTGGAAgttctatggaaaaatatcagcCTTGTAGTGAAGCCACAGAAG GAAATCATGGATCTGATCACTATAAGCTGAGAGATAATCCAAAAGAAAATGGGAAGAGCAATGGAATTTTGCAACAGTTGGAACCCTGTGGACTGGATATG CAAAATTTTCCAAGAACACTGGAGGCTCTTATCCTCTATATGCTTTCCCCAAAAGGGGCAGAAGTTCTCACAAGGAAGTTCGACGAGATGGATCAACAAACCAATAAAGAAGCACA GGCTGAGTTCTACCGTCTGTTTTATAGTGTATTCGATGATCAGTTTGCCGCAATGGATGTGATACTTAATGGAAAAGAATCATTTGCCTTCCAG gcaTTCAAGAACGTATTGGATAATTATGCCGGAGTGCATcttggccggccaaataaatag